Genomic segment of Candidatus Rokuibacteriota bacterium:
TCTCGAGCTCCCCCGCCGCCTCGGACTGGTTGCCCTGACCCAGGTAGTAGGCGAGGTTGTCGCGCGACTGCGCGGTCCTGAAGCGCGTGCGGAACCCCTCGTTGCCCGGATCGCGACCGAGGGCTTCCTCCAGGTGCTTCGCGGCCTCACGCCAGTCTCCCGCGGCCTCGGCCTGCGCCGCGAGCCGCAGGCTCTTCTCCAAGGCGCCCTTGCTCGCCTCCTGCTTCTGGCGGGTCGCCGCCGCGCTGCCGGGATCGATCGCGAGCGCGCGGTTCACCGCCTGCTCGGCCTGCGCCCAGTCGTCCCGCTGCGCGAAGCCCCGGGCCTCGGCGAGCAGCCGCTCGACCTCCCGGCCGAGCGCCGCGCGGCGCTCGCGGAGCGTGGACTGGAACCGGAGCGAGCCCGCGTGCCTTGCGTCGTAGGCGAGCGCCCGCTGGATCACCGCCAGCGCGCGGTCCACCTCGGGGATCTGGCCCATCGCCCCGGCGACCGCCGTGGCGCTCCGGAGCTGCTCCTCGGCCGCCGCGGCGCGCGTCTTCGCCAGCGCCTCCTTGGACTGCGCGTTGTCCGGCTCCTTCTGCAGGGCCTGCTCGAGGGCCCGGATCGCGTCGTCCCATTTCTGCTGCCCCGCGAGCGTCTGCCCGAGCTCGAAGTCCGCGGCCCCGGCGGCGCAGCCGGCGATCAGCAGCGCTGCGACGAACAGCAACGCACCACGACTCCCTCGCGTCATGCTCCCGATCCTTTCTACCGCCCGGTGTCGCCGAGCATCTTCTTCAGGTTCTCCTGCCCGGTCCGCTCCAGCGCCTTCGAGGCCCGCTGGAGACTCCGCGCCCGCGTCAGGGCCTGACGGTACCGCACGTTCGCGGGATCCAGCGCGAGGGCCCGCTCGAACGCCGCCACCGCTTCGTCGTAGTTCTTGAGCTGGAGGAGCGCCATTCCGACCCCGTTGTGCCCGACGGCCGACTCGGGGTTCGTCGTGATGATGAACTGGAACTCCCGCAGGGCCCGCGGGATCTGCCCGTCCGCGAGCAGCGTCTCCGCGCGCGCCAGGAGATCCTGCTCGATCCCCTTGAAGGCCTTCCAGACCTGAGGCTCGCCGGGATCGATCTCCATCGCCTTGGCCACCAGGATCTGGGCTCCGCGGATGTCGCCCTCGCCGGCCAGGGCCTGCGCCTTCTCGAGGAGCGGTCTCACGACCTCCCACCGCGACGGTTCGGCGGCGGCCGCCTTCGCCTCGGCCGGCTCCGCCGGCGCGCTGGGCGGGGGTGCGGCTCCGGCCGCCGCCGGCGGCGCCGCTGGCGCCGGGGCGAGCGCGCCGATGGCGGGCGGCGGCGGCGGCGTGGGCGGCCCCGGAATCAGCGCCACCGCCGCCGGGGCAGCAGTCCGCGGGGGCGCCGCCGGGGCCGGAGGCGGCGCGTCCGGCGGCGGGACGGTCGTGCCCTCGCCGGGGACGGCACCCGTCGCCGCCGCCGAAGGTGCGGGAGGCGGGGGCGCGCGCGGCGCGGCAGCCGGCGCCGGCGAGGCCGCGGGAGCTGGTGCCGCGGCCGGCGCCGGAGGCGGCGCGGGGGCCGGGGTCACCGGAGCGCGTGCCGCCTGCGGCGCGGCGGCGGGCCCGGCCGGCGCGGCGCCGTCACCCAGGCCCTGGAGCGCTTCGATGAACGCGGGCGTCGCGCCGACCGCGCGCAACTCGTCGATCACCTCGGACGTCACCTTGAAGTCCACGCCGAGCTCGCGGACGACGGCGATGAGCCGCCGCTCCTGGAGGTTCCGGCGGAGCAGTTTCAGGACCTCGGGCTTCGTCAGGGGCACCGCGGCCGCGACCTGGGCCAGGAGGACGAGCGCGACCGCGAGGGCCGCGCGCGCGAGCGCTCCGGTTCCGCGCAGCGTCACCGCCGAGGATCCCGACCGACCCACGCGACGAGGCCCTCCCGCGCTTTCGCGCTTTAGATAGCGTACTTTACGCGCGCTACCCGAATCCTGTCAAGGAAGAACCCTGCCGGTC
This window contains:
- a CDS encoding tetratricopeptide repeat protein, producing the protein MTLRGTGALARAALAVALVLLAQVAAAVPLTKPEVLKLLRRNLQERRLIAVVRELGVDFKVTSEVIDELRAVGATPAFIEALQGLGDGAAPAGPAAAPQAARAPVTPAPAPPPAPAAAPAPAASPAPAAAPRAPPPPAPSAAATGAVPGEGTTVPPPDAPPPAPAAPPRTAAPAAVALIPGPPTPPPPPAIGALAPAPAAPPAAAGAAPPPSAPAEPAEAKAAAAEPSRWEVVRPLLEKAQALAGEGDIRGAQILVAKAMEIDPGEPQVWKAFKGIEQDLLARAETLLADGQIPRALREFQFIITTNPESAVGHNGVGMALLQLKNYDEAVAAFERALALDPANVRYRQALTRARSLQRASKALERTGQENLKKMLGDTGR
- a CDS encoding tetratricopeptide repeat protein, with product MTRGSRGALLFVAALLIAGCAAGAADFELGQTLAGQQKWDDAIRALEQALQKEPDNAQSKEALAKTRAAAAEEQLRSATAVAGAMGQIPEVDRALAVIQRALAYDARHAGSLRFQSTLRERRAALGREVERLLAEARGFAQRDDWAQAEQAVNRALAIDPGSAAATRQKQEASKGALEKSLRLAAQAEAAGDWREAAKHLEEALGRDPGNEGFRTRFRTAQSRDNLAYYLGQGNQSEAAGELEKAYGFLRVAAKYWPNDVRLLEAMDRIAREGRRRFYTEALRRAENDDWGRVYNSLGQAVQAFGPATRVDGQL